A stretch of Plesiomonas shigelloides DNA encodes these proteins:
- the potC gene encoding spermidine/putrescine ABC transporter permease PotC, whose amino-acid sequence MIGRLLRGSFMVTVYAYLYIPIGILIANSFNSSKYGIKWEGFSLNWYERLFNNDSLIQAASHSLTISILSATCSTLIGAMTAVALFRYRFRGKPFVSGMLFVVMMSPDIVMAISLLALFVVVGVSLGFWSLLFAHITFCLPFVVVTVYSRLKGFDVRMLEAAKDLGASETVILRKILLPLAMPAVAAGWLLSFTLSLDDVVVSSFVTGPTYEILPLKIYSMVKVGVSPEVNALATLMLGGSLILIITSQLLLRKKHA is encoded by the coding sequence ATGATCGGTCGACTGCTGCGTGGCAGCTTTATGGTGACGGTCTATGCCTATCTGTATATCCCGATTGGCATTCTGATCGCGAACTCGTTTAACAGCTCGAAATACGGCATTAAATGGGAAGGTTTCAGCCTTAACTGGTATGAGCGCCTGTTTAACAATGACAGCTTAATTCAGGCCGCGAGCCACTCGCTGACTATCTCTATTTTGTCGGCAACCTGCTCAACCCTGATTGGCGCGATGACTGCGGTGGCGCTGTTTCGCTATCGTTTTCGCGGCAAGCCGTTTGTCAGCGGCATGCTGTTTGTGGTGATGATGTCGCCAGATATCGTGATGGCCATTTCACTGTTAGCACTGTTTGTGGTAGTTGGCGTATCACTGGGCTTTTGGTCACTGCTGTTCGCCCACATCACATTCTGCTTGCCGTTTGTGGTGGTTACCGTGTATTCGCGTCTGAAAGGCTTTGATGTGCGGATGTTGGAAGCGGCCAAAGACTTAGGCGCCAGTGAAACCGTGATCTTACGTAAGATCTTGCTACCACTGGCAATGCCTGCGGTAGCTGCCGGTTGGTTGCTGAGCTTTACCCTATCGTTAGATGACGTGGTGGTCTCTTCATTTGTAACCGGCCCAACCTATGAAATCTTGCCATTGAAAATTTACTCAATGGTGAAGGTAGGCGTGTCACCGGAAGTGAATGCGTTGGCGACACTGATGCTGGGCGGCTCGTTGATTTTGATTATCACCAGCCAGCTGTTACTGCGTAAAAAACATGCCTGA
- the potD gene encoding spermidine/putrescine ABC transporter substrate-binding protein PotD, translating to MKRWSRLLAVGMMALGIQVANAADNDNNVVYFYNWSEYIPSGLLEEFTQETGIKVIYSTYESNETMYAKLKTLNKENAYDLVVPSTYYVDKMRKEGMLQKIDKSQLPNYKNLDPALLNKPFDPNNDYSIPYIWGATGIGVNTDAIDPKTVTSWADLWKPEYAGSLLMMDDAREFFHVALRKLGYSANTTDPKQIEEAYHELQKLMPNVLTFNSDFPANPYIAGEVNLGMLWNGSAYMARQEGTPVQIVWPKEGAIFWMDSLAIPADARNKEGALKLINFLMRPDVAAKVAKEIGYPTPVKAAQPLLPKEMVEDKTIYPDEKTIMAGEWQSDVGSANELYETYFQKLKAGR from the coding sequence ATGAAACGATGGTCACGTCTTCTTGCTGTGGGGATGATGGCGCTCGGCATTCAAGTTGCGAATGCGGCAGACAACGACAATAACGTAGTGTACTTCTACAACTGGTCGGAATATATCCCATCTGGTCTGTTGGAAGAGTTCACTCAGGAAACGGGGATCAAGGTGATCTATTCCACCTATGAATCCAACGAAACCATGTATGCCAAGCTGAAAACGCTGAATAAAGAAAACGCATACGATTTGGTCGTGCCGTCTACCTATTATGTCGATAAAATGCGCAAAGAAGGCATGCTGCAAAAGATCGACAAGAGCCAGCTGCCAAACTATAAGAACTTGGATCCCGCTCTGCTGAACAAGCCGTTTGACCCGAATAACGATTACTCCATTCCTTATATTTGGGGTGCGACCGGTATCGGCGTGAATACGGATGCAATTGATCCGAAAACCGTGACATCTTGGGCCGATCTGTGGAAGCCGGAATACGCCGGTAGCCTGCTGATGATGGATGATGCGCGTGAGTTCTTCCACGTTGCACTGCGCAAGCTGGGCTACTCTGCTAACACCACAGATCCAAAGCAGATTGAAGAAGCCTACCATGAGCTGCAAAAGCTGATGCCAAACGTGCTGACCTTCAACTCTGACTTCCCTGCGAATCCTTATATCGCCGGTGAAGTGAATCTGGGTATGCTGTGGAACGGCTCTGCCTATATGGCGCGCCAAGAAGGCACCCCAGTACAGATCGTATGGCCAAAAGAAGGCGCTATCTTCTGGATGGACAGCTTGGCTATCCCTGCTGACGCCCGTAACAAAGAAGGAGCACTGAAGCTGATCAACTTCCTGATGCGTCCTGATGTAGCGGCAAAAGTCGCGAAAGAAATTGGTTATCCAACACCAGTCAAAGCTGCCCAGCCTCTGCTGCCAAAAGAGATGGTAGAAGACAAAACCATTTACCCTGATGAAAAAACCATCATGGCTGGTGAGTGGCAAAGTGATGTGGGTTCAGCCAACGAACTGTACGAAACCTATTTCCAGAAGCTGAAAGCTGGTCGTTAA
- the cobB gene encoding Sir2 family NAD+-dependent deacetylase: MQHQHIGKVVVLTGAGISAESGIRTFRDQNGLWENHRIEDVATPEGYLRDPEQVQHFYNLRRQELLSEDLEPNPAHVALATLEAALGDNFLLVTQNIDNLHERAGNRRIIHMHGELLKARCPESGQTIEWRGDLHTDDHCHCCQIPSPLRPHVVWFGEMPIGMDKIYTALAQADLFIAIGTSGNVYPAAGFVHEARLAGAHTVELNLEPSLVENEFAEKLYGKASDVVPAFVNQLLAGEYR; encoded by the coding sequence ATGCAGCATCAGCATATCGGCAAGGTTGTCGTATTGACTGGCGCCGGGATTTCCGCCGAATCCGGGATCCGGACTTTTCGCGATCAAAATGGGTTGTGGGAAAACCATCGGATTGAAGATGTCGCCACTCCTGAAGGTTATTTGCGCGATCCAGAGCAGGTGCAGCATTTTTACAACCTACGTCGTCAAGAGCTGTTGTCGGAAGACTTAGAGCCAAATCCTGCGCACGTGGCGCTGGCGACTTTGGAAGCGGCGCTGGGGGATAACTTCCTGCTAGTGACGCAAAACATCGATAACTTGCACGAACGTGCTGGAAATCGCCGGATTATCCATATGCACGGTGAATTGCTCAAAGCGCGTTGTCCGGAGTCAGGGCAAACCATTGAGTGGCGCGGTGATTTACATACCGATGATCATTGTCACTGTTGCCAAATTCCTTCACCGCTACGTCCACACGTGGTGTGGTTTGGTGAGATGCCAATTGGGATGGATAAGATTTACACCGCGTTAGCGCAGGCTGACTTGTTTATTGCGATTGGCACGTCGGGCAATGTGTATCCGGCTGCGGGGTTTGTGCATGAGGCGCGCTTGGCGGGTGCGCACACCGTTGAGCTAAATTTAGAGCCGAGCCTTGTGGAAAATGAGTTTGCTGAGAAGCTGTATGGCAAAGCCAGTGACGTGGTGCCAGCTTTTGTGAATCAGCTATTGGCGGGCGAATATCGCTAA
- the nagK gene encoding N-acetylglucosamine kinase, which yields MYYGFDIGGTKIEFGAFDADLVRAARERVATPTESYAAFLDAIVTLVNNADAEFGVKGTVGIGIPGIADVETGKLLTSNIPAAMGHTLQRDLEERLQRPVKIENDANCFALSEAWDEDLRGEPSVLGLILGTGVGGGLIFNGKVHSGRANIAGEIGHTRLPYDALKLLGMENAPIFPCGCKNSGCIDNYLSGRGFEQLYDHYFSEKLSAPEIIAHYEQGERRAVQHVERFMELLAICLANIFTCLDPHVVVLGGGLSNFELIYQELPKRLPAHLLHVAKLPKIIKARHGDAGGVRGAAFLNLA from the coding sequence ATGTATTACGGCTTTGATATCGGCGGCACCAAAATTGAGTTTGGCGCTTTTGATGCAGATTTGGTACGGGCTGCGCGTGAGCGCGTGGCAACGCCAACCGAAAGCTATGCCGCTTTTCTGGACGCTATTGTGACGCTGGTGAACAATGCTGATGCCGAGTTTGGCGTCAAAGGTACGGTTGGAATTGGGATCCCAGGGATTGCGGATGTCGAAACCGGTAAGCTTCTTACCTCCAATATTCCGGCGGCGATGGGGCACACTCTGCAACGCGATCTGGAAGAGCGCTTGCAGCGTCCGGTAAAAATTGAAAATGATGCCAACTGCTTCGCATTATCCGAAGCGTGGGATGAAGATCTGCGCGGTGAGCCGTCCGTATTGGGACTGATTTTGGGTACCGGAGTTGGGGGCGGGTTGATTTTCAATGGCAAGGTGCACTCTGGTCGCGCCAATATTGCGGGTGAAATTGGGCATACCCGTTTGCCATACGATGCATTGAAATTGCTCGGTATGGAAAATGCGCCGATTTTCCCGTGCGGCTGTAAAAACAGCGGTTGTATTGACAACTACCTGTCTGGGCGCGGTTTTGAGCAGCTGTATGACCACTATTTCTCAGAAAAACTGTCGGCCCCTGAAATCATAGCTCACTATGAACAAGGTGAGCGCCGCGCCGTGCAGCACGTTGAGCGGTTCATGGAGCTGTTGGCGATTTGCTTGGCGAACATCTTTACCTGCCTTGACCCACATGTGGTGGTGCTAGGCGGCGGTTTGTCTAATTTTGAGCTAATTTACCAAGAGTTGCCAAAGCGTTTACCAGCGCACCTGTTGCATGTGGCTAAGTTGCCAAAAATCATTAAAGCACGTCACGGTGACGCGGGGGGCGTGCGCGGGGCCGCTTTCTTAAATTTGGCCTAA